In one window of Acidimicrobiales bacterium DNA:
- a CDS encoding histidine phosphatase family protein, whose product MPGRLVVIRHAQSEWNAAGLWQGHADPVLSDEGRREARAAGKRLAELDSFDGVFCSDLSRAVETAEILTASMGSIPPPVVEPGLREYDVGEWSGRTRDEIEIRWPGDIARFSCGELPAPPGGETRSAFDDRVSEAAARIGRAAESAGFGAILVVAHGGVVRALARLASAAEYRVGHLAGYRGRHNAGGLLPEEPIDLLELELASDPS is encoded by the coding sequence ATGCCCGGTCGACTCGTCGTCATCCGCCACGCGCAGTCCGAATGGAACGCCGCGGGCTTGTGGCAGGGGCACGCCGATCCGGTGCTGTCGGACGAGGGTCGCCGCGAGGCCCGCGCGGCCGGCAAGCGGCTCGCAGAGCTGGATTCCTTCGACGGGGTCTTCTGCTCCGATCTCTCCCGCGCGGTCGAGACCGCCGAGATCCTGACGGCGTCGATGGGATCGATCCCTCCGCCGGTTGTCGAACCCGGGCTTCGCGAGTACGACGTCGGTGAGTGGAGCGGGCGGACCCGCGACGAGATCGAGATCCGCTGGCCGGGTGACATCGCGCGCTTCAGTTGCGGTGAGTTGCCAGCGCCCCCCGGCGGCGAGACCCGGTCGGCGTTCGACGATCGCGTGTCGGAGGCCGCAGCGAGGATCGGCCGCGCGGCCGAGTCGGCGGGTTTCGGCGCCATCCTCGTCGTCGCCCACGGCGGCGTGGTGAGGGCGCTGGCGCGCCTGGCCTCCGCGGCGGAATACCGCGTCGGGCACCTTGCGGGTTACCGCGGACGGCACAACGCCGGCGGTCTGTTGCCCGAGGAGCCGATCGACCTCCTCGAGCTCGAGCTCGCCTCCGATCCGTCCTAA
- a CDS encoding M48 family metallopeptidase — translation MKVEVVRSPRRRKTVQAREVGGVLRVSIPANMTKAEEDHWVAEMLRRMQRKSAANLIDLEERARVLAGRYGLREPVAIRWVDNQEWRWGSCTPADGSIRISSRLAREPGWVIDYVVVHELAHLSVPGHGARFWSLVERYPLTERARGFLIARGLEHATGEDNDSHLAPAGAAHAPAGAPVPLGQIGLFPSGELAG, via the coding sequence ATGAAGGTCGAGGTGGTCCGCAGTCCCCGCCGGCGCAAGACCGTGCAGGCACGCGAGGTCGGTGGGGTGCTGCGGGTCTCCATCCCCGCCAACATGACCAAGGCCGAGGAGGATCACTGGGTCGCCGAGATGCTTCGCCGGATGCAGCGCAAGTCCGCGGCGAACCTGATCGATCTCGAGGAGCGCGCACGCGTCCTGGCCGGTCGTTACGGGCTGAGGGAACCTGTGGCGATCCGGTGGGTCGACAACCAGGAGTGGCGGTGGGGTAGCTGCACCCCGGCCGACGGGTCCATCCGCATCTCGTCCAGGTTGGCGAGGGAGCCGGGATGGGTGATCGACTACGTCGTCGTCCACGAGCTGGCGCACCTTTCGGTGCCGGGTCACGGCGCCAGGTTCTGGTCGTTGGTGGAGCGCTACCCGCTGACCGAGCGTGCCCGGGGATTCCTCATCGCCCGGGGGCTGGAGCACGCAACAGGAGAGGACAACGATTCCCACCTTGCGCCCGCTGGCGCTGCTCATGCGCCCGCCGGCGCCCCGGTTCCGCTCGGCCAGATCGGGCTGTTCCCCTCCGGCGAGCTGGCCGGGTAA
- a CDS encoding helix-turn-helix domain-containing protein has product MQRKPHVQSGEARPRFVTVAEVADQLRVSNMTVYRLVQSGQLAAVRVGRSYRIREDDVDRYLAGQYTQAG; this is encoded by the coding sequence GTGCAACGAAAGCCACACGTGCAGTCGGGCGAAGCGAGGCCGAGGTTCGTCACTGTCGCCGAGGTAGCTGACCAGCTGAGGGTCTCCAATATGACCGTCTACCGGCTCGTGCAGTCGGGACAGCTGGCGGCGGTGAGGGTCGGTCGTTCGTACCGGATCCGGGAGGACGACGTGGACCGCTACCTCGCCGGGCAGTACACGCAGGCAGGCTGA
- a CDS encoding redox-sensing transcriptional repressor Rex: MASARRIPQATVARLPLYLRALDEIAAEREATISSEALAGRAGVNAAQVRKDLSYLGSYGTRGVGYDVAYLLMQINRQLGLGEAHRVAIIGAGRLGQALAGYGGLPARGFQVIAAFDNDPTKIGTAIGPVTIASVASMPEVMRAERVAVAILTTPASAAQAVADLAVEGGVRSILNFAPTTVCVPRGVALRQVDLGIELQILSFYQEHQIATPPARRPEADPARRPEGAPAQAAPIGG, encoded by the coding sequence ATGGCATCCGCGCGGCGGATCCCGCAAGCGACCGTAGCGAGGCTTCCTCTCTACCTCAGGGCGCTGGACGAGATCGCAGCAGAACGCGAGGCGACCATCTCCTCCGAGGCGCTCGCCGGCCGCGCCGGCGTCAACGCCGCGCAGGTCCGCAAGGACCTCTCCTATCTGGGCTCGTACGGCACGCGAGGGGTCGGCTACGACGTCGCCTACCTCCTCATGCAGATCAACCGGCAGCTCGGTCTGGGCGAGGCGCACCGCGTGGCGATCATCGGCGCGGGACGCTTGGGGCAGGCCCTCGCCGGTTACGGCGGGCTCCCGGCGCGGGGGTTCCAGGTGATCGCAGCGTTCGACAACGATCCCACCAAGATCGGCACCGCCATCGGCCCCGTCACCATCGCCTCGGTGGCGAGCATGCCGGAGGTGATGCGCGCGGAGCGCGTCGCGGTCGCGATCCTCACCACTCCGGCGTCAGCCGCTCAAGCGGTGGCGGATCTCGCCGTAGAAGGAGGAGTGCGGTCGATCCTCAACTTCGCGCCGACGACGGTGTGCGTTCCGCGGGGGGTCGCCCTCCGGCAGGTGGACCTGGGTATCGAGCTCCAGATCCTGAGCTTCTACCAGGAACACCAGATCGCAACGCCGCCGGCCCGCCGGCCTGAGGCTGATCCGGCCCGCCGGCCTGAGGGTGCGCCCGCGCAGGCAGCGCCGATCGGGGGTTGA
- the proC gene encoding pyrroline-5-carboxylate reductase: MGSLMLLGGGKMGEALAGGLIASGWAPAESITVVEPYESRRKDLASRYPALRLAENVRAALDEHGRPDGAVIAVKPADVQTACRDLVPAGVARVLSIAAGVTTSSLEAWLGAGPAVVRAMPNTPALVGAGASAIAGGASAGPDDLTWASGILQAVGTVVTVNESALDAVTGLSGSGPAYVFLVAEALIDAGVLVGLTRPVARQLAIQTLLGSARLLDETGDEPSTLRAAVTSPGGTTAAGLRALESAGVRSAILDAVAAATQRARELGT, encoded by the coding sequence GTGGGGTCGTTGATGCTGCTCGGCGGCGGGAAGATGGGCGAGGCGCTCGCCGGCGGCCTCATCGCCAGCGGCTGGGCACCGGCGGAGTCGATCACGGTCGTGGAACCGTACGAGTCCCGGAGAAAAGACCTCGCGTCGCGCTACCCGGCCCTGCGCCTGGCAGAGAACGTTCGCGCGGCACTGGACGAGCACGGCAGGCCCGACGGGGCCGTCATCGCGGTCAAGCCCGCGGATGTGCAAACGGCGTGCCGGGACCTCGTGCCGGCCGGCGTGGCGCGGGTGCTCTCCATTGCCGCCGGCGTCACGACCAGCTCACTCGAGGCGTGGTTGGGCGCCGGCCCGGCGGTGGTGCGGGCGATGCCCAACACCCCGGCCCTCGTCGGTGCAGGGGCGTCGGCTATCGCCGGTGGGGCCAGCGCCGGCCCCGACGACCTCACATGGGCCTCGGGGATCCTGCAGGCGGTCGGCACCGTCGTAACTGTCAACGAGTCCGCCCTCGACGCCGTGACAGGCCTTTCGGGCTCGGGACCGGCTTACGTGTTCCTGGTGGCGGAGGCCTTGATCGACGCCGGGGTGCTGGTCGGGCTCACCCGCCCTGTCGCCCGGCAGCTCGCCATCCAGACCCTGCTCGGCTCGGCCCGGTTGCTCGACGAGACGGGGGACGAGCCGTCTACCCTGCGAGCGGCGGTCACGTCCCCGGGAGGCACGACCGCTGCGGGCCTGCGTGCGCTGGAGTCTGCGGGGGTGCGCAGCGCCATCCTCGACGCGGTCGCCGCTGCCACCCAGCGCGCCCGCGAACTGGGGACCTAG
- the hemC gene encoding hydroxymethylbilane synthase: protein MRLRIATRGSELARWQAGEVARLIGAAIEGVEVSLVVVETSGDRRLDVPIWEIGGQGVFVKEVQAAVLDGRADVAVHSAKDLPSVPAPGLAIAAVPERGDPRDALVGSTLGDLPAGARVATGSVRRRAQLAWIRPDLTFTSLRGNIATRLEKVPAGGCVVMAAAALARLGLLDRADEVLDESAMLPQVGQGCLAVECRDGDAGVLELLAAIEHGPSRVALDCERGFLARLGGGCDLPVGAYARLDGDEVKVEGMLASPDGRVMLRSSRRGGVGAPASLGADLAEELLVSGGADLLAG from the coding sequence TTGCGCCTGCGTATAGCGACACGGGGGAGCGAGCTCGCGCGTTGGCAGGCCGGTGAGGTCGCGCGGCTGATCGGCGCGGCGATCGAAGGTGTCGAAGTTTCGCTGGTCGTGGTAGAGACGTCGGGTGACCGCAGGCTCGACGTTCCGATCTGGGAGATCGGCGGCCAGGGCGTGTTCGTCAAGGAGGTACAGGCGGCCGTCCTCGACGGGCGGGCGGACGTGGCCGTCCACTCGGCAAAGGACCTGCCGTCGGTGCCAGCGCCCGGGCTTGCGATCGCGGCGGTCCCCGAGCGCGGCGACCCGCGCGATGCCCTGGTGGGCTCGACTCTCGGCGACCTGCCGGCGGGAGCCAGGGTCGCGACCGGATCGGTGCGCCGGCGGGCGCAGCTGGCGTGGATCCGCCCCGACCTCACCTTCACCAGCCTGCGCGGCAACATCGCAACCAGGTTGGAGAAGGTTCCCGCTGGGGGGTGCGTGGTGATGGCGGCAGCGGCGCTGGCAAGGCTCGGCCTTCTCGACCGCGCCGACGAGGTGCTCGACGAGTCGGCGATGCTGCCGCAAGTAGGGCAGGGCTGTCTCGCGGTCGAGTGCCGGGACGGCGACGCCGGCGTGCTCGAGCTGCTGGCGGCGATCGAGCACGGACCGAGCCGGGTAGCGCTCGATTGTGAGCGCGGTTTCCTCGCGCGTCTGGGAGGCGGATGCGACCTTCCGGTAGGCGCGTACGCTCGTCTCGATGGCGACGAGGTCAAGGTCGAGGGGATGCTGGCTTCTCCTGACGGGAGGGTGATGCTGCGCTCGAGCCGCCGCGGTGGGGTCGGAGCGCCGGCCTCTCTCGGAGCCGACCTCGCCGAGGAGCTCCTGGTCTCCGGCGGCGCAGACCTCCTGGCGGGGTGA
- a CDS encoding SAM-dependent chlorinase/fluorinase: MVFLSDYGLDDEFVGIVHRVIVSEAPGVRVVDLNHRIRAHDVRAGSLALWRCGPWLRGSVVLAVVDPGVGTPRRAVALEVAGAGVTLVGPDNGLLAPAARALGGVTAAVELLALPVAAQDSGATFAGRDLFAPVAARLASGEWTLADAGVAVDPSSLMGGEVRIAAAGVDGVVACEVLWVDRFGNAQLNTRGEGVSDTVQVAAGGGCVGARRVAAFGDLASGELGLVTDSYGLLALALDRAPAASRLGLHEGDAVRLSPARPGEDRR, encoded by the coding sequence ATCGTCTTCCTCAGCGACTACGGCCTCGACGACGAGTTCGTCGGGATCGTTCACCGCGTCATTGTCTCCGAGGCGCCCGGCGTGAGAGTCGTCGACCTGAACCACCGGATCCGGGCGCACGATGTCCGAGCCGGGTCGCTCGCCCTGTGGAGGTGCGGTCCCTGGTTGAGGGGGAGCGTCGTGTTGGCCGTCGTGGACCCCGGCGTGGGGACCCCGAGGCGCGCCGTCGCCTTGGAAGTTGCCGGCGCCGGAGTGACCCTCGTCGGCCCGGACAACGGGCTGCTCGCACCGGCAGCCCGGGCCTTGGGCGGTGTCACCGCGGCCGTCGAGCTTCTGGCCCTGCCGGTCGCTGCGCAGGATTCGGGTGCAACCTTCGCCGGGCGCGACCTGTTCGCTCCCGTGGCTGCCCGGCTGGCCTCTGGGGAGTGGACGCTGGCCGACGCGGGAGTTGCCGTCGACCCGTCGAGCCTCATGGGCGGTGAGGTCAGAATCGCCGCCGCCGGGGTTGACGGCGTGGTGGCGTGCGAAGTGCTGTGGGTCGACCGGTTCGGCAACGCTCAGCTGAACACGCGCGGGGAGGGCGTGAGCGACACCGTGCAAGTCGCCGCCGGCGGCGGGTGTGTCGGGGCTCGGCGGGTGGCAGCTTTCGGTGACCTCGCCAGCGGCGAACTCGGGCTCGTGACCGACTCGTACGGGTTGCTGGCGCTGGCCCTGGACCGTGCGCCGGCGGCTTCCCGGCTCGGGTTGCACGAAGGCGACGCCGTGCGGTTATCGCCGGCTCGGCCCGGCGAGGACCGCCGGTAG
- a CDS encoding helix-turn-helix transcriptional regulator — protein sequence MNDFPDPWRELGEFIREQRSVARLSVRRLSDMAGISNPYLSQIERGLRRPSAEILQQIAKALRISAETLYIRAGILDPREGDGDLTHAILGEPGLTEDQKQTLLRIYLSFRRENETARPSKPPSDEEAG from the coding sequence ATGAACGACTTTCCCGATCCCTGGCGAGAGCTCGGCGAGTTCATCCGGGAGCAGCGATCCGTCGCGCGCCTGTCGGTGCGCCGGTTGTCCGACATGGCGGGTATATCGAACCCTTACCTCAGCCAGATCGAGCGCGGCCTGCGCCGGCCGTCTGCGGAGATACTGCAGCAGATCGCCAAGGCGCTGCGCATTTCGGCGGAGACCCTTTACATCCGCGCCGGGATACTCGACCCACGCGAAGGAGACGGTGACCTGACTCACGCGATCCTCGGCGAACCGGGATTGACGGAGGATCAGAAGCAGACGCTGCTGCGCATCTACCTGTCGTTCAGGCGGGAAAACGAGACGGCCCGTCCCTCCAAGCCCCCGTCCGACGAGGAGGCCGGGTAG
- the hemA gene encoding glutamyl-tRNA reductase: MSVVAVGLNHRMVPLSALEPMTVGPARLPKALHDLAAHENLTEVVVLSTCLRTEIYAVAHRFHTAIADIRNFLSAWSGRPPEDFAGHLYEYHDEAVASHLFTVAAGLDSAVLGESEILGQVGSAWDAAREHGTAGPVLSMLFRQALEVGKRVRSETAISRGTTSLSQAAVALAGEKLGSLSGVTTVVMGAGEMGEAMAQALAGALDGDGELVVVNRTWSRATELAARCGGRAIEWDALPSALVQADVLLASTGSADVLLEAADLEPLMEAREGRPLLIVDIAVPRDVDPSVGSLPSVTLLDMDDLSAFASKAMDGRRAEVPLARAIVAEEVERYVDVAAQRQVAPLVAALHDSAEEIREAEMRRFARRLAGLSPAQAQAVEALSRGIVAKILHDPTVALKTSAGGPGGEQLAQALRQLFDL; this comes from the coding sequence GTGTCTGTCGTCGCAGTAGGTCTCAACCACCGCATGGTGCCTTTGTCGGCGCTGGAGCCGATGACGGTCGGTCCGGCGCGCCTTCCCAAGGCGCTGCACGACCTTGCCGCGCACGAGAACCTGACCGAGGTCGTCGTCCTGTCGACCTGCCTCCGCACGGAGATCTACGCGGTCGCCCACCGTTTTCACACCGCCATCGCCGACATCCGGAACTTCCTGTCCGCGTGGAGCGGCCGCCCGCCGGAGGACTTCGCCGGCCACCTGTACGAGTATCACGACGAGGCGGTTGCGAGCCACCTGTTCACCGTCGCCGCGGGCCTCGACTCCGCGGTGCTCGGCGAGAGCGAGATCCTCGGCCAGGTCGGTTCCGCCTGGGACGCCGCTCGCGAGCACGGCACCGCCGGGCCTGTCCTGTCCATGCTGTTCCGCCAGGCGCTCGAGGTCGGCAAGCGCGTCCGCTCCGAGACCGCAATCTCGCGGGGCACCACGTCGCTCTCGCAGGCGGCGGTGGCGCTGGCGGGGGAGAAGCTCGGGTCGTTGTCGGGTGTCACGACAGTTGTTATGGGTGCCGGCGAGATGGGCGAGGCGATGGCCCAGGCCCTGGCCGGCGCTCTGGATGGCGACGGCGAGCTGGTCGTGGTCAACCGGACGTGGAGCCGGGCGACAGAGCTGGCGGCGCGCTGCGGCGGCCGGGCGATCGAGTGGGACGCGCTGCCCTCCGCTCTCGTTCAGGCCGATGTGCTGCTCGCCTCGACCGGATCTGCGGATGTGCTGCTCGAGGCGGCTGACCTGGAACCGTTGATGGAGGCCCGGGAGGGCCGCCCGCTTCTCATCGTCGACATAGCGGTGCCTCGCGACGTGGACCCGTCGGTGGGTTCGTTGCCCAGCGTCACGCTGCTCGACATGGACGACCTGTCGGCGTTCGCGTCGAAGGCGATGGACGGACGCCGCGCTGAGGTCCCGCTCGCGCGGGCCATCGTCGCGGAGGAAGTCGAGCGCTACGTCGACGTCGCCGCGCAGCGGCAGGTCGCGCCGCTCGTGGCAGCGCTGCACGACAGCGCGGAGGAGATCCGCGAGGCCGAGATGCGGCGGTTCGCCCGCCGGCTCGCCGGCCTGTCGCCCGCGCAGGCGCAGGCCGTCGAGGCGCTCAGCCGCGGCATCGTCGCCAAGATCCTCCACGACCCGACGGTGGCGCTGAAGACGTCCGCGGGCGGTCCAGGCGGCGAGCAGCTGGCACAGGCGCTGCGGCAGCTGTTCGACCTCTAG
- a CDS encoding MoaD family protein, which translates to MGEVAPESIREERAPAGVTLLFFAAARQAAGVAKESVDAATLAEVLDGARRRHGEAFTAILEGCRVWVNGEPAEEATALRDGDEVAVLPPVSGGYG; encoded by the coding sequence ATGGGTGAGGTGGCCCCCGAAAGCATTCGAGAGGAGCGCGCCCCGGCCGGCGTGACACTCCTGTTCTTCGCGGCAGCGCGCCAGGCCGCCGGCGTCGCGAAGGAGTCGGTCGACGCCGCCACGCTGGCGGAGGTGCTGGACGGCGCCCGCCGGCGGCACGGCGAGGCGTTCACCGCGATTCTCGAAGGCTGCCGCGTGTGGGTCAACGGCGAGCCTGCCGAAGAGGCCACGGCTCTTCGCGACGGTGACGAGGTGGCGGTACTCCCGCCGGTATCGGGAGGCTACGGATGA
- a CDS encoding glycosyltransferase gives MPRIAVLSMHTSPLAQPGTGDGGGMNVYVRELCAALARSGVECEVFTRTESVDAPSVVQVEPGFRVHHVPAGPRCAVAKESLSELVPAWTRGVGGRLAALAAAGRQVDAIHANYWLSGLAGHALKHELELPLLVTFHTLDRVKADASPEEISFQEPARRAIAESQIVGCADAVVASCSVEAQQLVDLYGANPDRIVTVAPGVDHAFFSPGDRGQARRATRLEEAAPVVVFAGRIQPLKGPTVAVEALAQIRSRGRDRLRETGLVLIGGPSGPHGDAEMAEVERRIRVYGLDDAVRLLPPQPHERLSTYYRAADVCVVPSHSESFGLVALEAAACGIPVVASAVGGLTTLVDHGRTGYLVEGRDPADYAAPLAALLGDPQTAARMGDAAASRAGDYTWKAAAADLWERVEALTSAVLVACG, from the coding sequence GTGCCCCGCATCGCAGTGCTGTCGATGCACACTTCTCCGCTCGCGCAGCCGGGTACGGGCGACGGCGGCGGCATGAACGTGTACGTCCGGGAACTGTGCGCGGCGCTCGCGCGCTCGGGCGTGGAGTGCGAGGTGTTCACGCGGACCGAGTCGGTGGACGCTCCGAGCGTTGTCCAGGTCGAACCGGGTTTCCGGGTGCACCACGTCCCCGCCGGACCTCGATGCGCGGTCGCCAAGGAGTCGCTGTCGGAGCTGGTGCCGGCGTGGACGCGCGGCGTCGGCGGCAGGCTCGCGGCGCTGGCGGCCGCCGGCCGCCAGGTCGACGCGATCCATGCCAACTACTGGCTCTCGGGCCTCGCTGGCCACGCGCTCAAGCACGAGCTCGAGCTGCCGTTGCTCGTCACCTTCCACACGCTCGACCGCGTCAAGGCGGACGCCAGCCCGGAGGAGATCTCTTTCCAGGAACCCGCGCGCCGCGCCATCGCCGAATCGCAGATAGTCGGGTGCGCGGACGCGGTGGTCGCGTCCTGCAGCGTGGAAGCGCAGCAGCTGGTCGATCTCTACGGCGCCAACCCCGATCGGATCGTCACGGTCGCTCCCGGCGTCGACCACGCGTTCTTCAGCCCGGGTGACCGGGGGCAGGCGCGCCGCGCCACGCGGCTGGAGGAAGCCGCCCCGGTGGTCGTATTCGCCGGCCGCATCCAACCGCTCAAGGGCCCGACCGTCGCGGTGGAAGCGCTCGCACAGATCCGCTCCCGCGGCCGCGACCGCCTGCGCGAGACCGGCCTCGTGCTCATCGGCGGCCCGAGCGGTCCGCACGGTGACGCGGAGATGGCGGAGGTCGAGCGCCGCATCCGGGTGTACGGACTCGACGACGCAGTGAGGTTGCTGCCGCCACAGCCACACGAGCGCCTCTCCACCTACTATCGGGCCGCGGACGTGTGTGTCGTGCCGAGCCACTCCGAGTCGTTCGGACTAGTGGCGCTCGAGGCGGCCGCGTGCGGGATCCCAGTAGTGGCGTCGGCGGTTGGGGGACTGACCACTCTGGTCGACCACGGGCGCACCGGTTACCTGGTCGAAGGCCGGGATCCGGCTGACTACGCCGCCCCGCTGGCGGCGCTCCTGGGCGATCCGCAGACCGCGGCGAGGATGGGAGATGCGGCTGCGTCGAGGGCCGGCGACTACACGTGGAAGGCTGCCGCGGCCGACCTCTGGGAGCGAGTCGAGGCCCTGACCAGCGCCGTTCTGGTCGCCTGCGGATAG
- a CDS encoding bifunctional precorrin-2 dehydrogenase/sirohydrochlorin ferrochelatase: MDSYVPVYPVNLVVAGRRCVVVGGGPVAARKAEGLSAAGAEVVVVAPRVSTAIRGLAGVSVEEREYRKGDLDGAWLAVAATDDPAVNRRVHADGEAERVWVNAVDDPPACSFTLPAVVRQGPVVVAVSTSGHSPALAGWIREKVAGQLGPEVALLAEWLSDAREQMKAAGRSTEDVDWRTALNSDMLELIRTGQVALARERLQACLSSQ, from the coding sequence GTGGACTCGTACGTCCCGGTGTACCCGGTGAACCTCGTCGTCGCGGGGAGGCGTTGCGTGGTCGTGGGAGGTGGACCGGTCGCTGCGCGCAAGGCAGAGGGGTTGTCGGCCGCCGGCGCCGAGGTCGTGGTTGTCGCGCCTCGGGTCAGCACGGCGATCCGGGGCCTGGCTGGCGTATCGGTCGAGGAGAGGGAGTACCGCAAGGGTGATCTCGATGGGGCGTGGCTCGCGGTGGCCGCGACGGACGACCCGGCGGTGAACCGGCGGGTCCACGCCGACGGCGAAGCTGAGCGTGTCTGGGTCAACGCGGTGGACGACCCGCCGGCGTGCTCGTTTACCTTGCCGGCGGTGGTGCGCCAGGGGCCGGTCGTGGTCGCGGTGTCCACGTCCGGGCACAGCCCGGCGCTGGCGGGGTGGATCCGTGAGAAGGTGGCCGGACAACTCGGCCCGGAGGTGGCGTTGCTCGCCGAGTGGCTGTCGGACGCCAGGGAACAGATGAAGGCGGCCGGGCGTTCAACAGAGGACGTCGACTGGCGCACGGCGCTGAATTCCGACATGCTCGAATTGATCCGAACGGGCCAGGTGGCCCTGGCAAGGGAGCGCCTCCAGGCGTGTCTGTCGTCGCAGTAG
- a CDS encoding response regulator yields MKSATRPRLVLVVDDDEMIRRLVRAVLEADEFEVVEARDGASALSLASERQPAVVVLDIMMPGIDGVEVCRRLDHDRAKVVILTARDDPRLEDECRAAGADAFLTKPFSSVQLLDLIAEMLPA; encoded by the coding sequence GTGAAGTCCGCAACTCGGCCACGGCTGGTGCTCGTGGTCGACGACGACGAGATGATCCGCCGGTTGGTGCGGGCGGTGCTGGAGGCCGACGAGTTCGAGGTCGTCGAGGCCCGCGACGGCGCGTCCGCCTTGAGCCTTGCATCCGAGAGACAACCCGCCGTCGTCGTGCTCGACATCATGATGCCCGGTATCGACGGCGTCGAGGTGTGCCGGCGGCTCGATCACGACCGGGCCAAGGTCGTCATCCTGACGGCGCGCGACGACCCGCGCCTCGAGGACGAGTGCAGGGCCGCAGGCGCGGATGCGTTCCTCACCAAGCCGTTCTCGTCGGTGCAGCTGCTCGACCTGATAGCAGAGATGCTCCCCGCCTGA
- a CDS encoding carboxyl transferase domain-containing protein yields the protein MNADPPAQLSVRLRAMASGATTAGLARLPVTGRRVVLVHVSSGQRRGALSVSDSDTIAAGARMALDQRLPFVMVLTSSGADVFEGVASLDGWGRAARAMYSCSGIVPTVIVAYGLALSGPALLLGMADVVVMTPEAVAYVSGPTAVAAMTGLQLTPAELGGQRVHARSTGVAALLADNADHGLEVAAAALDYLPDHADEEPPAWPTDDPFDRATPSLRDLLPSSASGSYDVRTAVSAVADDAEFLEFRAAWAPQLCTLLCRIDGHPVGVVANQPQSMAGTLDISASQKGARFVAFCDSFNVPLLTLVDTPGFMPGKDLEWRGMIRHGAQLVFAYAEATVPRVCLILRKAFGGAYIVMDSKGMANDLCLAWPSAQVAVMGAQGAVQILHRREDASTQARLVEEYEETYLNPYVAAARGFVDQVVDPAETRKAVASAFRMLATKRERIVARKHANSPL from the coding sequence GTGAACGCAGATCCGCCGGCGCAATTATCGGTCCGGCTCCGGGCGATGGCCTCGGGAGCGACCACCGCCGGCCTGGCGCGTCTGCCTGTGACCGGCCGGCGGGTGGTGCTCGTGCACGTGTCGAGCGGGCAGCGGCGCGGCGCGCTCAGCGTCAGCGACAGCGACACCATCGCTGCGGGTGCCCGCATGGCCCTCGACCAGCGCCTGCCCTTCGTCATGGTGCTCACCTCGTCGGGCGCCGACGTGTTCGAGGGCGTCGCCTCTCTCGACGGTTGGGGGCGGGCCGCTCGCGCGATGTACTCCTGTTCGGGCATCGTGCCGACCGTCATCGTCGCCTACGGGCTGGCGCTGTCCGGGCCGGCCTTGCTGCTCGGCATGGCAGACGTCGTCGTGATGACACCCGAGGCGGTCGCGTACGTGTCGGGCCCCACGGCGGTCGCCGCGATGACTGGCCTGCAGTTGACGCCGGCGGAACTCGGTGGCCAGCGGGTCCACGCCCGTTCGACCGGTGTGGCGGCACTGCTGGCCGACAACGCGGACCACGGGCTGGAGGTCGCCGCGGCTGCTCTCGACTACTTGCCGGACCACGCCGACGAGGAACCGCCGGCGTGGCCCACCGACGATCCCTTCGATCGCGCGACTCCGTCACTGCGGGACCTGTTGCCTTCGAGCGCAAGCGGTTCCTACGACGTTCGCACGGCCGTGTCGGCGGTTGCCGACGACGCCGAGTTCCTCGAGTTCCGGGCGGCCTGGGCGCCTCAGCTGTGCACGTTGCTGTGCCGGATCGACGGGCACCCGGTAGGGGTGGTCGCCAACCAGCCGCAGTCGATGGCAGGAACGCTCGACATCTCGGCGTCACAGAAGGGGGCGCGCTTTGTCGCTTTCTGCGACTCGTTCAACGTCCCGTTGCTGACGCTGGTCGACACCCCCGGATTCATGCCCGGCAAGGACCTCGAGTGGCGCGGCATGATCCGCCACGGCGCGCAACTCGTGTTCGCGTACGCCGAAGCGACGGTGCCGCGCGTGTGCCTGATCCTGCGCAAGGCGTTCGGCGGCGCGTACATCGTCATGGACTCCAAGGGCATGGCCAACGACCTGTGCCTCGCGTGGCCGTCAGCCCAGGTCGCGGTGATGGGCGCTCAAGGCGCGGTCCAGATCCTTCACCGCCGCGAGGACGCGTCGACGCAGGCCCGCCTCGTGGAGGAGTACGAGGAGACCTACCTCAACCCATACGTCGCTGCCGCGCGTGGCTTCGTCGACCAGGTTGTCGACCCCGCCGAGACCCGCAAGGCCGTGGCGTCAGCCTTCCGGATGCTCGCGACCAAGCGAGAGCGGATCGTCGCCCGCAAGCACGCCAACAGCCCGCTCTGA